AAGAAACCGTTTTCTCAACTTGTAGCTGTTGGCCCTTCACATTCTCCGGTTCATAAATAAGTTTGAATGTGGATCGTAGCGGACCATTGTCCAAGACCTCGTATTGACGATAATGCTTATGGTAAACGACCTGTTCATCAATGAATGGCGTTGCATCGCCGACGCCTAAGGTTTGTCCGACGGAATAATAATCTAATCCTTTGCCATGATCGGCATGATAATCTCCAGTTTTATACCATTCGTCAACAATAAGATCATTGCTACGTTTTGCCCAGAAGTCAAAACCTTGTGCGTCCTCAGAGCTGCCTTCTAAGGCCTTACCATAAGCTCTAAAAGCTGCAATATCGTTTTCCCAAGCAAAGTCATCTTTTCGTTCAGGGACGTATCTCGCATAAGTTTTTTGGGTGACAGTTGCGGGTTTATTTCCATTAACCCCAAAGGTTGTTGAGCTTCTAGGAGCAACGGTTATTTGAATCAAAATATTTTGTGCCGTCGGTTTTCCTAGTTTTTCAACTTGATAGGCCAGTTCCTTTTTATCTTTATCCACAATTGTAAATACACTGTTTTTTAATGCGAAGTGTTTTTCAAATGTGGTATAAGGGATACTGATCAACTCTGTTCTTGCGCTAGCGGAAGAGTTGTTTACAGTAATGGTTTTGTTGTTCTGTGCAAAAGCAAGTGTTGAAAGCCCTAGCGCTAAACTCAATACGAGTGTTTTTTTCATATTACTTCAATTCTGTGATGGCACATTTGTCCATATCATCATAATCTAAATTTTCACCTGCCATTCCCCATATAAATGTATAATTGGACGTTCCAGCTCCTGAGTGAATTGACCATGGCGGTGAAATTACAGCCTGATCGTTGTGTATCCAAATATGGCGGGTTTCATCGATAGGTCCCATAAAATGTGATACAGCCTGACCTTCAGGTAATTCAAAGTAGAAATAGACTTCCATACGACGATCGTGGGTGTGGGATGGCATTGTATTCCATACAGATCCGGGTTTTAACTCAGTCATGCCCATCTGTAATTGGCAGGTTTGTACCACTTTGTTCAATAACATCTGGTTGATCGTACGGTGGTTGGCAGTTTCCAATGAACCCAATTCTAGTTTATTCGCATCTTCTTTCGTTACCTTTTTAGTTGGATAGCTGCAATGTGCAGGTGTAGAGTTTAAATAGAATTTTGCTGGTTTTGCAGCACCCTGGCTTGAAAAATAAACTTCCTGAGCACCTTGACCGATATAAAGGGCTTCTTTGGTATTGAGATCATAAATAATGCCGTCAACTTCGACTTGACCGTTCCCACCGACATTGATAATACCCAACTCTCTTCTAGAAAGGAAGTAAGGTTCTTTTAATAATGCGGGAATGGTGTCTAATTTGATTTTTGAGCTTACAGGCATTGCTCCACCGGCCATATAGCGATCGTAGTGGGTATAGACAAAATTAATTTTGTCTGCTTCAAAAACTGTTTCAATTAGAAAATTCTCCCTTAATCCTTGTGTATCTAAAGTTTTGTATTCCTTTGGCCCTATTGCATAGCGGGATTCAAAATTAATGCTCATAACTGAATTATTATTTTTGTTTGAATGCTAAATTTAGGGCTAATATTTGTCAATTGCGATACAATCTTACGCAAACGATGTCGTAGTGATCGGTTGGTTTTCCGAAAGCGGTAGCAACTTTAAGATAATCGAGATGGTTATTATGATTGCAATATACTTTGACCAAATTCTACCTAATAACAGTTTTTAACCAATTTTTAAACAGTAATCAGTCAGTATTCCTTCAGTGTTCACTGAATGATCACTGAACAAGCACTGAACAAGCACTGAACGAGCACTGAACAAACACTGTCAAAATATCGAATTTGGTCACCATCTGATCCTCATTTGATGCGCCCAAATCTCATCGCTCTTTTCCAACTTCCATGTGTTCGTTTGAACCGCTGTTTTCCACAGTTGCTTTTACTGTTTGGCGTCCTAATGTGCGGCCTTTGCAGATAATAATTACCTGTTGTGTCAATATTATTTACATCTCGGTTTCAGATTTACTAACTTCGTGTATGGTAAAGAAGAAATTCCCATATTCTAAACGCATAAACACGGACCGAGAGGACTGGGGGGGCCCTTATGACCATCTAAAAAGCAAATTATTTACATATGAAACCCAATATTTTAGTTGTTAACGATGACGGTATTACAGCGCCAGGTATTAAGGTGCTGTTGGAAGAGATGCAGAAAATCGGAAATGTAGTTGTCGTTGCTCCTGATTCGGCACAATCTGGAATGGGGCATGCCATTACACTTGGTAGGCCACTACGTTTGGATAAAATCAATTTATATGAAGGGGTTGAAATGTACCAGTGTTCAGGAACGCCAGTAGATTGTGTAAAACTTGCTGTAAATAAAGTTTTTAAAGGGCAAAAGCCTGATATATGTGTATCGGGGATCAATCATGGGCTCAACAATTCAATCAATGTTTTATATTCCGGTACGATGTCTGCTGCGGTAGAGGGGGCCATTGAAGGGATTCCTTCTGTGGGGTTTTCGCTTGATAATTTTTCTCACGATGCGGATTTTAGCTATTGCAGACCCTACGTGATTTCTATTGCCGAGCAGGTGCTGGCTAACGGTCTCCCTAAAAATACATTGCTGAATGTTAATTTTCCCCAAACAGCAGGTTTTAAAGGTATTAAAATTTGCCGACAGGCAGGAGGACATTGGGTAGAAGAATTTGATGAACGTATTGATCCACACAATCGTGATTATTATTGGACAACGGGTAAATTTGTCTTGCAGGACAGAGGAGAAGATACCGATAGTTTTGCATTGGCCAATGGTTATGTATCTGTCGTTCCGACACAGTTCGATATGACGGCACATCACGCCATTCCAGAATTGAATTCATGGAGCTTTGATCATTTGGGAAATACAAGGGGAGGCGATAAACGTGAAAAATAATAGCTGGATCGGATTGGGTATCGGTACTGTATCTCCAGTATTGGCTTATATTTTAGTACGTTTTACGGATCTTGAACTTCATTTTTTACCCGAGAAGCCTATGGCCATCTACACTATAGCTGTATTGGTTAATTTAGTGCTTTTACGTTTTGCGTATCGATCGGGGAAAGATCACCTGGGAAAAGGAATTATTGCAAGTACTTTTTTGGCTATGATACTATACCTGATCACGCATAGAATTACAGTTTGATTAAAATTCATAAACCCCATCTGACCGACGGGAAAAATTTTGTACAACATGAAATTAACATTAGGATTTTCTCCATGTCCAAACGATACATTTATTTTTGATGCATTGATTCATCATAAGATAGATACCAAAGGACTGGATTTTGAGGTGGAATATCAAGATGTGGAGACCTTGAACCTGAAAGCTTTTCAAGGCGATCTTGACATTACCAAGCTGAGCTATCATGCCTTTGCCTACGCTGTTGAAGATTATGAGTTGCTCGATGCAGGGAGTGCTTTAGGATTTGGTGTAGGGCCTATGCTGATTACGAAGGATCCGAAATTAGCAAAATTGCTGCAGCAAAAATTAGATCGGGCCGAAAGTTTAGATGGGTTTGATCAATTGAAAGTAGGGTATCCAGGGAAATATACCACGGCTAATTTTTTGTTAAGCCTGGCATTCCCCGAATTAAAAAATAAAGTAGAACTTGTTTTTTCGGATATTGAAGGAGCTTTACTGGATGGATCCATCGACTTAGGGTTGATTATTCATGAAAATAGGTTCACCTATGCCGAAAAAGGACTGCATAAGGTGGTGGATCTGGGTGAGTATTGGGAGAAGACGACAAAATTTCCGATTCCTCTTGGAGGAATTGTCGTAAAACGTAGTCTGCCACAAGAAGTGAAGGAGACGTTGAATACGATTTTGAAAGAAAGTGTAGAATTTGCATTTGCCAATCCGAAATCTGGGCTTGAATTCATTCGTGCACATGCACAGGAAATGAGTGAAGAGGTGATGTACAAGCATATTGAACTTTATGTCAATAAATATTCAGTAGCATTGGGGCTTGAAGGACGTGATGCAATTACGAAGATGTTTGAAAAGGCACAGGAACTGGGATTCATTCCGCATTCAGACCGTAAGTTGTTTTTATCATAAATTGACTGTCGGTTTAAAGCTCATATTGCTCAGAAAAACTTCACGTCAAGATGGCGTAAAAGGGGATAAATAGGTAGAGGATTCTTGCAGGCTGTAAGGAACTGACATTTTCAATAAAAATAACGTAAAAAAAATGGATGTAAGCTGTTAGATATCATATCTAATAACTAAATTTGCCCGATTAGTGTCAAATTGTCTGCAATTTTACTTTGGAGTCATTATTGTACAAAATCTTAAGTTGAGATAGAAAAAAAATTATGTTAAAGTTTTTAAGTAAATTATTTGGAAGTAAATCCGAGAGAGATATCAAGGGAATTCAGCCTGTGGTAGACCAAATCAAAGCTGAATATGAGAAGCTTTCAAATCTAACCAATGACGAGTTACGTGCCAAGACCGTTGATTTCAAAGAAAGAATTAAAAATTACCTAGCCGATATTGACCAAGAAATTGACACGCTTAAAAAAGAAGCGGATCAAGATGAGGACGATATGGCAAAGAAAACTTCTATTTACGAGCAAGTGGACAAATTGTCCAAAGACCGTGACAAGAAGTTGGAAGAGGTATTGAAGGATATTTTGCCGGAGGCATTTGCCGTGGTAAAAGAAACTTCAAGACGTTTGACAGAAAACGAAGAATTAGAAGTTACTGCCAACGATTTTGACAGAGAATTGGCTGTTTACAAATCAAACGTTATCATCAATGGTGATAAGGCGATTTGGAAAAACAAATGGATGGCTGCAGGTACTGAGGTCACTTGGAACATGGTACACTATGATGTCCAATTAATCGGTGGTATTGTATTGCACAGTGGTAAAATTGCCGAGATGGCAACCGGTGAGGGTAAAACGTTGGTAGGAACATTACCGACCTATCTAAATGCTCTTTCTGGTCAAGGCGTACACATTGTAACGGTGAATGATTACCTTGCTCGTCGTGACTCGGAGTGGAATGCTCCGTTATTTGAGTTCCATGGGCTATCTGTTGACTGTATTGATAAACATCAGCCGAATTCCCCGCAACGTCGTAAAGCTTATCAATCGGATATCGTATATGGTACGAATAACGAGTTTGGTTTCGATTATCTACGTGATAATATGGTTCAGACTCCGGACGCATTGGTGCAAGGAAAATTACACTTTGCCATGGTCGATGAGGTTGACTCCGTATTGATTGATGATGCCCGTACACCATTGATTATCTCAGGTCCGATTCCTCGTGGCGATCAACACGAATTCTACCAATTAAAACCACGTATCGAGCGTTTGGTGCATGTACAGAAAGCGTACATCAATACCGTCTTGAATGATGCTAAAAAAGCGCTGGCGGCAGGTGATTCTGACGTTGAAGGCGGCGGTTTGGCATTATTAAGAGCGTACAGAGGTTTGCCTAAAAATAAAGCATTAATCAAGTTCTTAAGCGAAGGCGCTAATCGTTCGATCTTACAAAAAGTAGAAAACTACTATATGCAAGAGCAAAATAAAAATATGCCTAAAGTAGATGCAGAACTTTATTTTGTGATTGATGAAAAGAACAACCAAGTAGAATTGACAGAAAAAGGTATCGAGTTGATTACAGCAACAGGCGAAGATCCTTCATTCTTTATTTTACCGGATGTTGGTACTGAGATTGCTGAAATTGAAAAGTCTTCGTTGACTTTGGAAGAAAAGGCAGCTCAGAAAGAAGATATGTTGCGCGATTATTCGATTAAAGCAGAGCGTATCCACTCGATCAACCAGTTGTTAAAAGCATATACCTTGTTTGAAAATGATGTTGAATATATCGTTGATGAAGGTAAAGTGAAAATTGTCGATGAGCAAACAGGTCGTATCATGGATGGCCGTCGTTACTCAGATGGTTTGCACCAGGCGATCGAAGCAAAGGAGAATGTGAAAGTAGAAGATG
The Sphingobacterium multivorum genome window above contains:
- the kduI gene encoding 5-dehydro-4-deoxy-D-glucuronate isomerase → MSINFESRYAIGPKEYKTLDTQGLRENFLIETVFEADKINFVYTHYDRYMAGGAMPVSSKIKLDTIPALLKEPYFLSRRELGIINVGGNGQVEVDGIIYDLNTKEALYIGQGAQEVYFSSQGAAKPAKFYLNSTPAHCSYPTKKVTKEDANKLELGSLETANHRTINQMLLNKVVQTCQLQMGMTELKPGSVWNTMPSHTHDRRMEVYFYFELPEGQAVSHFMGPIDETRHIWIHNDQAVISPPWSIHSGAGTSNYTFIWGMAGENLDYDDMDKCAITELK
- the surE gene encoding 5'/3'-nucleotidase SurE, translated to MKPNILVVNDDGITAPGIKVLLEEMQKIGNVVVVAPDSAQSGMGHAITLGRPLRLDKINLYEGVEMYQCSGTPVDCVKLAVNKVFKGQKPDICVSGINHGLNNSINVLYSGTMSAAVEGAIEGIPSVGFSLDNFSHDADFSYCRPYVISIAEQVLANGLPKNTLLNVNFPQTAGFKGIKICRQAGGHWVEEFDERIDPHNRDYYWTTGKFVLQDRGEDTDSFALANGYVSVVPTQFDMTAHHAIPELNSWSFDHLGNTRGGDKREK
- a CDS encoding DUF4861 family protein → MKKTLVLSLALGLSTLAFAQNNKTITVNNSSASARTELISIPYTTFEKHFALKNSVFTIVDKDKKELAYQVEKLGKPTAQNILIQITVAPRSSTTFGVNGNKPATVTQKTYARYVPERKDDFAWENDIAAFRAYGKALEGSSEDAQGFDFWAKRSNDLIVDEWYKTGDYHADHGKGLDYYSVGQTLGVGDATPFIDEQVVYHKHYRQYEVLDNGPLRSTFKLIYEPENVKGQQLQVEKTVSLDAGSQLNKISYSIKNTTSAATPIVVGIAKRKEEKPQILNDVKNGILAYWEPAEGDKITGTAVILPKVKYVFKDSPKQFLLATTVKNDKPLVYFAGAAFNKAGKIGNFEQWQSYVKTFKNNLDQPLTIKYSK
- the secA gene encoding preprotein translocase subunit SecA gives rise to the protein MLKFLSKLFGSKSERDIKGIQPVVDQIKAEYEKLSNLTNDELRAKTVDFKERIKNYLADIDQEIDTLKKEADQDEDDMAKKTSIYEQVDKLSKDRDKKLEEVLKDILPEAFAVVKETSRRLTENEELEVTANDFDRELAVYKSNVIINGDKAIWKNKWMAAGTEVTWNMVHYDVQLIGGIVLHSGKIAEMATGEGKTLVGTLPTYLNALSGQGVHIVTVNDYLARRDSEWNAPLFEFHGLSVDCIDKHQPNSPQRRKAYQSDIVYGTNNEFGFDYLRDNMVQTPDALVQGKLHFAMVDEVDSVLIDDARTPLIISGPIPRGDQHEFYQLKPRIERLVHVQKAYINTVLNDAKKALAAGDSDVEGGGLALLRAYRGLPKNKALIKFLSEGANRSILQKVENYYMQEQNKNMPKVDAELYFVIDEKNNQVELTEKGIELITATGEDPSFFILPDVGTEIAEIEKSSLTLEEKAAQKEDMLRDYSIKAERIHSINQLLKAYTLFENDVEYIVDEGKVKIVDEQTGRIMDGRRYSDGLHQAIEAKENVKVEDATQTYATITLQNYFRMYHKLSGMTGTASTEAGELWEIYKLDVVEIPTNRGIQRDDRQDLIYRTAREKYNAVAEEIQRLTEQGRPVLVGTTSVEISELLSRMLQLRKIKHNVLNAKLHQKEADIVAEAGRPGQVTIATNMAGRGTDIKLTEEVKKAGGLAIIGTERHESRRVDRQLRGRAGRQGDPGSSQFFVSLEDNLMRLFASERISNIMVKMGVEEGEVMQHSMLTKSIERAQRKVEENNFGIRKRLLEYDDVMNSQRTVIYSKRKNALFGERLDVDLNNMIFDVAEEIVVEAKEQGNYEDFQIEVIRIFAITPEITAEEFAQGKIEGLTDRLFEHAINAYHHKIEAVGALTVPVLNNVYAERGQIVENVVIPFTDGIRGIQVSANLKKAIESNGKEVFKSFEKGIVLALIDEAWKEHLREMDDLKQSVQNAVYEQKDPIIIYKMEAFDLFKSMLASMNKDVVSFIFKGEIPGQEPTSMQARQVQQAPVKTIETKAELASPTGVSEEDVNEGPKEPVRNENTVGRNDECPCGSGKKYKNCHGANN
- a CDS encoding menaquinone biosynthesis family protein; translated protein: MKLTLGFSPCPNDTFIFDALIHHKIDTKGLDFEVEYQDVETLNLKAFQGDLDITKLSYHAFAYAVEDYELLDAGSALGFGVGPMLITKDPKLAKLLQQKLDRAESLDGFDQLKVGYPGKYTTANFLLSLAFPELKNKVELVFSDIEGALLDGSIDLGLIIHENRFTYAEKGLHKVVDLGEYWEKTTKFPIPLGGIVVKRSLPQEVKETLNTILKESVEFAFANPKSGLEFIRAHAQEMSEEVMYKHIELYVNKYSVALGLEGRDAITKMFEKAQELGFIPHSDRKLFLS